A segment of the Rattus norvegicus strain BN/NHsdMcwi chromosome 16, GRCr8, whole genome shotgun sequence genome:
ctgacagaatgaaaaactatAGTTGGACAAATCagagtttgaagaaaatattcaataagcataagaatattttcaaactatAATTCATTcttgtattatttatatgaagctctaccttaacaactaataaacaccttaaaataacaaaatgattaGGAAGCATGTGGACTTCGGAAAAATATGCTGGTGTGCCATCAATTCCCCTTCAagcaaaaaaatatgaaatacgaATGAGGGCCTAGCCCATCACACTGCTCCCTGATCTCAAATCCCACGGAGAAGAGAGCTAAACACCAAGAAGTATGGAACATCCTGAGaccagaggacagacagacacatctgtccactttcaacaccacattctcatcaatggacagataagagaaacagaaattaaacagcgacatagagaaactaacagaagttatatactaaatggatttaacaaatatttatagaacattaaataataaaacaaaaggatttatattcttctcagtacctcatagtACCTCctcgaaaattgaccatatgatttgTCAAAAAAATAGGCatcaatagatacaggaagatagaaataattctatttgtcctatcagatcaccatggacaaaggctggtcttcaataaaaacaataatgacagaatgcCCTCAGATACATTGAAGTTTAACAACacactactcaatgaaaacttggtcaaggaagaattaatgatagaaattaaagatttcttagcacTTCCTTCGGATGCAAGTTACTAGATGACTGCTTCTCGGCCTCGCCAGGAAACTAGTAAGTTCCTCTGGGATCAAGTAGAATTTTATAAGAACATAatggatggagaggagaaaacCTATGGTGGCTGTGAAGGCCCTGATGCCATGTATGTGAAATTAATATCTTCTGATGGTCATGAATTTAttgtaaaaagagaacatgcattAACATCAGGAACAATAAAGGCCATGTTGAGTGGTCCAGGTCAGTTTGCGGAGAATGAAACCAATGAGGTCAACTTTAGAGAGATCCCTTCACATGTGCTATCGAAAGTGTGCATGTATTTTACCTACAAGGTCCGCTATACTAACAGCTCCACTGAAATTCCTGAATTCCCAACTGCACCTGAAATTGCACTGGAACTGCTGATGGCCGTGAACTTCTTAGATtgttaaataagataaattaaaataaactgttaattttttttcagtatttaataCCTGTAGTTCAGTTAGTAATTTTTTCACATATAGCATGTTGCCTGTATGAAATTGAACTCTAAAGTTAATTGCTGAGCACATTTCTTCTGTCATTTGCATAGCAGAGTTGAAATTTGTTTGCTACATCAACAAATTAAGGAAGTTTCacaagccaaaaaataaataaataatgccagttttaaaaaaaagatttcgtagaatttaatgaaaatgaagatacaacacacccaaacattTAGGACACAGTGAGAGcagtactaaaaggaaaaatagctctgagtgcccccaaaagaaacaggagagagcatactcagcagcttgacagcacatctaaaatgTCTACAgccaaaagaagtaaatacacacaagaggaatagaagggaagaaataataaaactaagagctaaaatcatccaagttttaaaaaaaaaggagtacacaaagaatcaacaaaagcaggagctggttcttcgacaaaatcaacaagatagataaacccttagcaagaatacccagagtgtatccaaattaacaaaatcagaagggaaaagggagacataacaaaaaatctgaggaaattaaaaatatcaacgGATCCCACTACAAaggcatatattcaacaaaactggaaaatctggaggaaatagacaattttctagacaaatacaaggtactaaagttaaatcaaaaacAGATAAACATCTAAGCAacaccataattcctaaagaagtagaagcagttattaagagtctcccaaccaaagagaacccaggactccatgaatttactgcagaattctatcaggccttcatagaagacctcatatcaacaCTATCCAGATTAGTTCCCAAAATAGAAATAagcagagcactaccaaattccttctttgaaaccacagttactcttataactaaaccacacaaaaatccaacaaagaaagagaacttgagaccatttacccttatgattattgatgtaaaaatactcaataaaaatcttgcaaagtgaatacaagaacacatcaaaataatcacccaTCATGATGAGTTAGGCTTCAGCCCAGGGATGAAAGGATGGTCCAATATACTAAACGAtaacctgggcaaggaagaaataaagaaagaaattaaagatttcttagaatttaatgaaaatgaaggtacgacatacccacacgtatgggacacaattaaagctgtgctaagaggaaaactcatagttcttagtacctgcagaaagaaacaggagagatcatatatcagcagcttgacagcacacctaaaagctctagaacaaaaagaagcaaatacaccctggaggagtagaaggcaggaaataatcaaactcagagctgaaatcaaccaagtagaaaaaaagaggaccatagaaagaatcaacagaaccaaaagttggttctttgagaaaatcaacgggacagataaacccttagccagactaacgagaagacacagagagtgtgtccaaattaacaaaatcagaaataaaaagggagacataactacagattcagaggaaattcaaaaaatcatcagatcttattataaaagcctatattcaacaaaacttgaaaatctgcagataatggaaaatttcctagacagataccaggtaccgaagttaaatcaggaacagataaaccagttaaataaccccataactcctaaggaaatagaagcagtcattaaaggtctcccaaccaaaaagagcccaggtccagacaggtttagtgcagaattctatcagaccttcatagaagacctcataccaatattagccaaactattccacaaaattgaaacagatggagcactaccaaagtccttctatgaagccacaattactcttatacctaaaccacacaaagacccaacaaagaaagagaaattcagaccaatttcccttatgaatatagacgcaaaaatactcaataaaattctggaaaaccgaatctaagagcacatcaaaacaatcatccaccatgatcaggtaggcttcattccaggcatgcagggatggtttaatatatggaaaaccatcaatgtgatccattatataaacaaactgaaagaacaaaaccacatgatcatttcattagatgttgagaaagcatttgacaaaattcaacaccccttaatgataaaagtcctggaaagaataggaattcaaggcccatacctaaacatagtaaaagccatatacagcaaaccagttgctaacattaaactaaatggagacaaacttaaagcaatcccactaaaatcagggactagacaaggctgcccactctctccctacttattcaatacagttcttgaatttctagccagagcaattagacaacaaaaggaggcaaaagggatacagattggaaaagaagaagtcaaaatatcactatttgcagatgatatggtagtacatttaagtgatcgcaaaagttccacaagagaactactaaagctgataaacaacttcggcaaagtggctgggtataaaattaactcaaataactcagtagccttcctctacacaaaagagaaaaagccaagaaagaaattcgggaaatgacacgctttataatagacccaaataatataaagtacctcggtgtgactttaaccaagcaggtaaaagatttgtacaataagaacttcaagactctgaagaaagaaattgaagaacacctcagaagatggaaacatctcccatgctcatggattggcaggattaatatagtaaaaatggacattttaccaaaagcgatctacagattcaatgcaatccccatcaaaataccaatccaattcttcaaagagttagaacaatctgcaaattcatctggaataacaaaaaacccaggatagctaaatctatcctaaacaataaaaggatatcagggggaatcactatccctgaactcaagcagtattacagagcaatagtgataaaaactgcatggtattggtacagagacagacagatagaccaatggaagacaattgaagacccagaaatgaacccacacacctatgggcacttgatttttgacaaaggagccaaaatcgtccaatggaaaaaagatagcattttcagcaaatggtgctggttcaactggaggtcaacatgtagaagaatgcagatcgatccatgcttatcaccctgtacaaagcttaagtccaagtggatcaaggacctccacatcaaaccagatatactcaaactaatagaagaaaaactaggggagcatctggaatacatgggcactggaaaaatttcctgaacaaaacaccaatggcttatgctctaagatcaagaatcgacaaatgggatcataaaactgcaaagcttctgtaaggcaaaggacactgtggttaggataaatcggcaaccaacagattgggaaaagatctttaccaatcctacaacagatagaggccttatatccaaaatatacaaagaactcaagaagttagaccgcagggagacaaataaccctattaaaaaatggggttcagagctaaacaaagaattcacagctgtggaatgccgaatagctgagaaacaccaaaagaaatgttcaacatctttagtcataagggaaatgcaaatcaaaacaaccctgagatttcacctcacaccagtgagaatggctaagatcaaagatcaaaaactcaggttacagcagattctggagaggatgtggagaaagaggaacactcctccattgttggtggggttgcagactggtacaaccattctggatatcagtctggaggttactcagaaaattggacattgaactgcctgaggatccagctatacctcttgggcatatacccataagataccccaacatataaaaaagacatgtgctccactatgttcatagcagccttatttataacagccagaagctggaaagaacccagatgcccttcaacagaagaatggatacagaaaatgtggtacatctacacaatggaatattactcagctatcaaaaacaatgactttatgaaattcgtaggcaaatggttggaactggaaaatatcatcctgagtgaggtaacccaatcacagaaaaacacacatggtatgcactcattgacaagtggctattagcccaaatgcttgaattaccctagatgcctagaacaaaggaaactcaagacggatgattaaaacgtgaatgcttcactccttctttaaatgtggaatgagaatacccttggcacggaagggagaggcaaagattaaaacagagactgaaggaacacccattcagagcctgccccacatgtggcccatacatatacagccacccaattagacaagatggatgaagcaatgaagggcaggctgacaggagccggatgtagatctctcctgagagacacagccagagtacagcaaatacataggcgaatgccagcagcaaaccactgcactgagaataggaccccattgaaggaatcagagaaagaactggaagagctcgaaggggctcaaaaccccttatgaacaacactgccaagcaaccagatcttccagggtctaagctactacctaaagactatacatggactgaccctggactctgacctcataggaagcaatgaatatcctagtaagagcaccagtgtaaggggaagccctgggtcctgctaagactgaacccccagtgaaggtgattgttgggaggagggcagcaatggggggaggatggggaggggaacacccataacgaaggggagggggagggattagggggatgtttgccctgaaaccgggaaaggaaataacactcgagatgtaaataagaaatactcaaattaatgaaaaaaatttgaCTTCAACAAGTTTCTAACCCCTGGACCATTTCTAAAATTCAAAGATTGTTTTCTCTACTAtaaagtatatgtatatttaatggttttatcttataattattatataacttCTATCCATTATATGATAATGAACTCATCTTTTTCAGTAGCACatacattttatactttattatgtAAAAGGTATGGCTCAGGTACAATATTTCATtgcataaatgttatattttgtaataaagagaaaacaacaacaaaaaaaaaagtcctggaaagatcaggaaatcaaaacccataactaaacatagtaaaaacaatatacagtgaaccagtaactaacatcatactaaatggagaggaacttgatgaaatcccactaaaatcagggactagataaggctgcctgcACTgtaactacttattcaatacagccCTGGAATTccgagccagagcagtcagacaacaaaaggaggtcaagggatacaaaGTGGGAGGGAAGATGTCACAATATGGCTATTTGCCAacgataggatagtatatttaagtgacgccaaaaggtccaccagagaattacaaaACCTGATATTAACTTCAGCAAATTTTTGGGTACAAAATGACTcaaaaaaaattagtagccttcctccactcaaaggaaaaacaggctgagtaaaattagggaaatgacacccttcacaatagtcgcaataatataaaatacctcagtgtgactttaacgaaataagtgaaagatctatatagcaagaacttcaagtctctgaaaagacattgaagaagatatcagaagatggaacggcCTCACattctcatggattagcaggattaatatagtaaaagtggccattttgccaaaagcaatctacagattcactgcaatccccatcaaaaatccaactcaattcttcagacatagaaagagcaatttactaattcatttggaataaaaaaaacccaggatagcaaaacctatactcaatgataaaagaacttctggggaaatcatcattcctgacctcaaacagtattacagagcaatagtggaaaaaaaaaagctgtatggtTTAGTAACATAGACAGCTAGACAGATCAgtgaaatataattgaagacccagacctgaacccacccacctttggtcaattgatctttgacaaagaacaaaaaccatccatttgtaaaaagatagcattttcaataaatggtgctcattcaaTAGGTTAGCATGTAAAAGATACAAATCAAacaattcttatctccctgtacaaagcttaagtccaagtggatcaagaacatcAACATTAAAACATATACAgtggaactaatagaagaaaaactggagaatagactcacacacatgggcactggggaaattttcctaaacaaaacaacaatggcttatgtgctaaggtcaaaaattgacaaatggaacctcataaaactgcaaagcttctgtaatgcaatggATACTTTTCAATAGaacagaacagcaaccaacagatttggaaaagatctttaccaatattaCATCTGATgcagggctaatatcaaaaatatacaaaaaaaaaaaaaaaaaccccaagaacttagagtccagagagccaaataaccctattaaaatttgggttcagagctaaacaaagaattctcagctgaggaatatcaaatggctgagaagcacctatagaaatgtttagcattcttagtcatcagggatgtacaaatcaaaaaaccctgagattccactcacACCAGTAATAATGGCTacgataaaaaaactcaggtgacagcagatgctggccaggatgtggataaagaggaaaactcttccattgttggtaggattgcagactggtacaaccactctggaaatcagccaggaggttcctgagaaaattccactacctgaggacccagccacacctctcctgggcatatacccaatagatgccccaacaaacaaccaggaaacacgctccactatgttcatagcagccttatttataatagccagaagctggaaagaacccagatgcccttcaacaggggagtggattcagaaaataaggtacatctacacaatggagtactactcagcaatcaaaaacaatgacttcatgaaattcataggcaaatggaatgaactagaaaatatcatcctgagtgaagtaacccaatcacagaaaaacacacatggtatgcactcattcataagtggatattagccgaaaacctcgaattactctagatgcaatccacagaccacatgaagctcatgacaaaggatgaataaaatacagatgcttccactccttctgaaatgggataacaaaaatatccataggagggaaatagaggcaaagtttagagcagagcctgaaggaacagccattcagagcctgccccacatgtggcccatacatatacagccaccaaaactacatttgactgatgaagctaagaaatgtgtGATGACACagaccggatatagatgtctcctgagagacacacagagcatgtcaaatgcagaggtgaacactaacagcaaactactgaacttagaacaggactcccttttggggaattagagaaaggattgaaagagctgaaggtgcttgcaacccgataagaacaacaatgtcagagatgcccagggactaaaccactacccaaagagtatacatggacccagggctccaactgcatatgtatcagagaatagacttgttgaacactagtggaaggggaaacccttggtcctacccTGGGTgacccacagtgcaggggaatataggggtaGGTTGTAAAGGGTGTGGGTTTGGGGGGAGAATACCCTtatagggaagggggaggggacgggggcatatggagaggaaactaggaaagggaataaagcagcagcagcagcagcctgaggaggaggaggaggaggaggaaacagactggaggagctgaaggggtttcaacaccacaggaagaacaacactatcaaccaaccagaatcgcagagttcccagagactaaaacaccaaccaaagagtagctTGATACTCATGTATTGCTTTTCTAGGTATCACATTATCTATTTACTGACTAACTGATTTATGGGATTTTGCTGTTCATGGTTTGTTTTAGATACAGGCTCTGTAGAATAGGATAGAAGCCTCCAAAAGGGCTTTTATCTGTCCCTCTTGAGACACTAATCCTGTCTAGCTCCAGATGGCTCCAGGCATTTAGAGAACATTAATTAGCTCAGTAATGCCACTGTGTGCTCACAGAAAGGGATTGATTCAAAATTGCCAACATTATCTCTGGAGCTAGTTAAGTTTGCCACAGTCAAAACAAATCTAAATAAACTTGTATCTAATAAAGgtataatatatttaaagtaaaaaaaaaaaaagaatgaaggctagccttcattttaaaagtcttggaaagatcaggaattcaagtcccaaatctaaacatagtaaaaacaatatacagcataccagtagccaacatcaaactaaatggagatgaACTTGAagaaataccactaaaatcagtagccttcctctattcaaaggataaacaggctcaaaaagaaattagggaaataatgcACTTCACAATAGTAACAGATGTTAAAAAACTACCtcggtgttactctaaccaagcaagtgaatgatcactttgacaagaccttcaagtttctgaagaaagaatttgaaaaagatctcataagatgggaagatctcccatgctcatggattgacgggaataaaaatgtaaaatggccATCTGACCAAAGggaatttacaaattcaatgtaatccccatgaaaatttcaactctattcttcatagagttagaaagagcaatttgcaaattcgtttgaaatgacaagaaatccaggatagtgaaaactatcttcaactataaaagaatttctgggagaatcaccatcccaggcctcaagctgtattatatagcaatagtgataaaacctgtatggtttgGTACAGATtcagacaggcagatcaatggaatagaagtggagacccagaaatgagcccacacacctttgggcccttgatgtttgacaaaggacctaaaaccatccactggaaaaaatatagcattttgaacaaatgttgcTGGATCAACCAGCAGTCAGCATGGACAATGCAAATCAAATGtttcttatcaccccgtacacaGCTAAAATCCAAGAGAATTGAGGATCTCCACATAGAAGAAGATACACtccaaataataaaaggaaaattggggaagaccctggaacacgtgggcactagggaaaatttcctgaatagaacaccaatagcttatgctttaagatcaagattcaacaaatgggacctcaaaaaattgcaaagattatgcaaggaaaaggacactgtcattaggacaaaatggaaaacaacagattgggaaaagatctttaccaatcctatatctgatagaagggtaatatgtaatatatatataaagaaatctagAAGTTTAGActgcagaaaatcaaataactctactacaaaatgaggtacagagctaaacaaagaattctaagctgaggaatatcaaatggccctgaagctcctaaggaactattaaacatccttaatcatcagcaaaaatcaaaccaagaaaatgctgagatttgacctcacaccactcagaatgactaaggacaaaatctaaggtgacaacaaatgttgacggggatgtggagaaagaggaacactcctccactgtatgtgggagagcaagctggcaaaataattctggaaattagtttgtaagttcctcagaaaattggacatagtactacctgaggacccagctataccccctagtgggcatatacccaaaaggggctccaaaatatagcaaggaaatatgctccattatgttcatagaacccTTATTAGTAaatgccaggagctggaaagaattcagatgtccCTCCATCTACAGAGTACACATTGGCTGACCCATGGcctcaggtgcatatgtagcagaggatggccttgttgggaactaattggaggagaagcccttggtcttgccaaggctctatcCCCCAGTGTAAGAAAATGGtaaagcagtgaggtgggaagaggtgagtagatgggtgggggaaaacccaCATAGAAATTGGGAAGGGGCGATGTGATAGGCTGtacatggatgggaaaccaggaaagaagataacatttgaaatggaaataaaaaaaattaaacaaaccccTCCCAAAAAAATGAAGGGCTGTGGTGGCAGGTAAAACTCATTTGGTAAAACATTTGCCCTGAGAAACTGACTGTAGATGTGGGGATAAGGGGAGCCCCAAAGcttacttgcctgcaagtgtgagtatcaatgtgctccaagatagtaaatcaatAACACCAGGAACGTGGGAGAGTAAAgtttgtctccagaacagagggactagaggtggaacccacagggcggcctgatggcctgagttcagtcctcagaagccacaatgtggTAGAACAGAACCGTCAGTTGGCTCTGCCCTCTGAccactacacacttagctccacgtgtgtggaaagtgagaggaagtcaatggcaatctCTGACCGTCACatgtatatcagtgcaaaatcaacagtacagaaggtcctcactcaccttctgtgagggggcatggtcacagttcctgttcaatatgtcttttatccattagcaaacaggtaatattgatctaatattcattattgatatttttgtcccaaagttgacaatttgtcttatgattaattttccagtactgtctattaacattaatgctctatatattaagaaagtcttcatagaatcaggggttgtagagaggaatgggagaggcaaagaaggggataacatttaaaatgtaaatacataaaatacacaaacacctccagcaaagtggctgggtatgaaattaactcaaagaaatccgtagccttcctctatacaaaaaagaaataagccgagaaagaaattagggaaatgacacccttcataatagtccgaattgatataaaataactcggtgtgactttaaccaagcaagagaaagatctgtatgataagaacttcaagcttctgaagaaatttaagatgagcaatgctctactcaatgatatcctagaaaaggaagaaataaagaaattaaaga
Coding sequences within it:
- the LOC134482363 gene encoding elongin-C-like — translated: MTASRPRQETSKFLWDQVEFYKNIMDGEEKTYGGCEGPDAMYVKLISSDGHEFIVKREHALTSGTIKAMLSGPGQFAENETNEVNFREIPSHVLSKVCMYFTYKVRYTNSSTEIPEFPTAPEIALELLMAVNFLDC